A single region of the Thioalkalivibrio nitratireducens DSM 14787 genome encodes:
- a CDS encoding nitrite reductase has protein sequence MGLPVCVRIPSVSPASTALGAAAALLAAWPATGSSPDEAQRIYQIHCASCHSGDRLGGMGPALLPENLRRVRRPEAREVIAHGRAATQMPGFSEQLSDDEIMLLVEYIYQPLEVMPVWARDEVLDSRVVHYGPGSLSDEPRFDADPLNLFIVVELADHHASLLDGDRLEVLTRFPTRFALHGGPKYSPDGRYVYFASRGGWISKFDVYNMKTVAEIRAGINTRNLAISGDGRYLLVGNYLPHSVVLLDADDLMPLEIIEARDAAGTSSRVSAVYTAAPRESFIVALKDIAEVWEISYAAADFPLRRIVLDDYLDDFFFDPGYHHLIGAARNANNAQVVNLDEGLKVAEIDLTGLPHLGSGISWEYQGRPVVATPNLREAEVSVIDLQDWTIIERIDTLGPGFFMRSHGDSPYAWVDVFFGPDSDAVHVIDKKTLKIVRTLRPEPGKTAAHIEYDRHGRYALLSIWDDDGALVIYDADTLEEVKRIPMKKPSGKYNVYNKTRLDPGTSH, from the coding sequence TTGGGTTTGCCCGTATGCGTAAGAATTCCCAGCGTTTCTCCTGCGTCGACCGCCCTGGGCGCGGCCGCCGCGCTGCTCGCTGCCTGGCCGGCAACGGGCAGCTCGCCGGACGAAGCCCAGCGGATCTACCAGATCCACTGCGCCAGTTGCCATTCCGGCGACCGGCTCGGCGGCATGGGCCCTGCACTGCTGCCCGAGAATCTGCGGCGCGTGAGGCGTCCGGAGGCTCGCGAGGTCATTGCCCACGGACGCGCCGCCACCCAGATGCCCGGTTTCTCCGAGCAGTTGAGCGACGACGAGATCATGCTGCTGGTGGAGTACATCTACCAGCCACTCGAGGTCATGCCGGTATGGGCCCGGGACGAGGTACTCGACTCGCGCGTGGTGCACTACGGGCCCGGCTCACTGAGTGATGAACCGCGCTTCGACGCCGACCCCCTGAACCTTTTCATCGTCGTGGAACTGGCGGACCATCATGCGAGCCTCCTGGACGGCGACCGGCTGGAAGTGCTCACGCGCTTTCCGACCCGTTTCGCGCTTCACGGCGGGCCCAAGTACTCACCCGATGGTCGCTATGTCTACTTCGCCTCGCGGGGCGGCTGGATCAGCAAATTCGACGTCTACAACATGAAGACGGTTGCCGAGATCCGCGCCGGCATCAACACGCGCAACCTGGCGATCTCGGGCGACGGCCGTTACCTGCTGGTGGGCAACTACCTGCCGCACAGCGTCGTGCTGCTCGATGCCGACGACCTCATGCCCCTGGAGATCATCGAGGCACGCGACGCGGCGGGCACCTCGTCGCGGGTCAGTGCCGTCTACACGGCCGCACCGCGCGAGAGCTTCATCGTCGCGCTCAAGGATATAGCCGAAGTATGGGAAATCAGCTATGCAGCAGCCGATTTTCCCCTGCGGCGCATCGTGCTCGACGACTACCTGGACGATTTTTTCTTCGACCCCGGCTACCACCACCTGATCGGCGCGGCACGCAACGCCAATAACGCCCAGGTGGTCAACCTGGACGAGGGTCTCAAGGTGGCGGAGATCGATCTCACCGGGCTGCCGCACCTGGGCTCCGGAATCAGCTGGGAATACCAGGGCCGGCCCGTGGTCGCCACCCCCAACCTCAGGGAAGCAGAGGTGAGCGTGATCGACCTGCAGGACTGGACGATCATCGAACGCATCGACACGCTGGGGCCGGGCTTCTTCATGCGCAGCCACGGGGACTCGCCGTATGCCTGGGTGGATGTCTTCTTCGGACCGGACAGCGACGCGGTGCATGTCATCGACAAGAAGACCCTGAAGATCGTGCGTACGCTGCGCCCCGAGCCCGGCAAGACCGCGGCGCACATCGAGTACGATCGTCACGGGCGCTACGCCCTGCTGAGCATCTGGGACGACGACGGGGCGCTGGTGATCTACGACGCCGACACCCTGGAGGAGGTCAAGCGCATCCCGATGAAAAAGCCATCGGGCAAGTACAACGTCTACAACAAGACGCGCCTCGACCCCGGCACCAGCCACTGA